In the Rhinatrema bivittatum chromosome 6, aRhiBiv1.1, whole genome shotgun sequence genome, one interval contains:
- the CTLA4 gene encoding cytotoxic T-lymphocyte protein 4, translating to MQLCTGMLALLFTIAFMCTSPGVSKAMEVIQPPIVVANRHGNATLVCGYKFTGKVTEIRVTLLKETDDKSSVMCASSYTTQYESFTAKNVIQCHGVPSPNNVTLTLMGLQTSDTGKYACKLEIMYPPPYRSSEGNKTLIYVSEPEPCTESNLFPTVLVAVITGLSVYSSIMTIIILINKLQTKSWLTTGIYMKMPLTDPEREKIVHPYQILKN from the exons ATGCAGCTCTGCACTGGGATGCTTGCCTTACTATTCACCATTGCCTTCATGTGTACATCTCCTGGTGTCTCCAAAG CCATGGAAGTGATCCAGCCACCCATAGTAGTAGCTAACAGGCATGGGAATGCCACTCTGGTTTGTGGATATAAGTTCACTGGCAAAGTGACAGAAATCCGTGTAACTCTGCTTAAGGAAACAGATGACAAGTCTTCTGTGATGTGTGCCTCATCCTACACAACGCAATATGAGTCTTTTACTGCCAAAAATGTCATCCAGTGCCATGGCGTGCCTAGCCCAAATAATGTGACCCTGACTCTCATGGGGTTGCAAACTTCTGACACCGGTAAATATGCATGCAAGCTGGAGATCATGTACCCACCACCATATCGCAGCAGCGAAGGcaataaaaccctgatttatgttAGTG AGCCAGAGCCTTGCACAGAATCCAACCTGTTCCCCACGGTGTTAGTAGCAGTCATTACAGGATTGTCTGTCTACAGTAGCATCATGACAATTATAATATTGATTAATAAG TTACAAACCAAGAGCTGGTTGACTACTGGGATCTATATGAAAATGCCTCTTACAGatccagaaagagagaaaattgtTCACCCATATCAGATTCTGAAGAACTGA